One genomic segment of Falco peregrinus isolate bFalPer1 chromosome 7, bFalPer1.pri, whole genome shotgun sequence includes these proteins:
- the ZBTB24 gene encoding zinc finger and BTB domain-containing protein 24, with the protein MAEMAPDASEKLVVIHSKAHKDTILANFEEQRKKNFLCDITLIVENVQFRAHKALLAASSEYFSMMFVDEGEIGQSIYMLEGMVADTFGALLEFIYTGCLRASEKSTEQILATAQLLKVTDLVWACTDYQASRSPSNVLPAPSNSGASVAVIGSDKKNGDPPKRKRGRPRKVRNVQEEESGANSAEDVQLRENNSMQNKQNFMKRDSAPEETVASEQAPVGKDAEENEPACGSEAAVSLSAEKDENYDPKSEGIQSTQSRYSKRRIRRSIKLKDYKLLGDEDEKGLAKRTDGKRKRAGSEARCKDCGKVFKYNHFLAIHQRSHTGERPFKCSECGKGFSQKHSLQVHERMHTGERPYTCTVCNKALTTKHSLLEHMSLHTGQKAFTCDQCGKYFSQKRQLKSHYRVHTGRSLPECNQCRRKFMDAAQLKKHLRTHTGEKPFTCEICGKSFTAKSSLQTHIRIHRGEKPYSCGICGKSFSDSSAKRRHCILHTGKKPFSCPECSLQFARLDNLKSHLKIHSKEKQFQEASAAPGPNTNSEEVRNILQLQQYQLATSGGQEIQLLVTDAVHNINFMPGHNQGISIVTAESAPAMTTEQAANLTLLAQPPQQLQNLLLSAQQEQAEQMQSINMIANQIETAQPEQMHVITLSKEALEHLHAHQGQNEEIHLAGSSHPAQQVQLTQESSQQSHSSQDTVPSHQISEEQNQSVPVSESRQQSLLVFLYHLVHTSQAISVGFCASYTSMPTEEMFGPLFAFLRDAPEKCTLLVEEHHLKMSVDEKIRLL; encoded by the exons atggCAGAAATGGCTCCTGATGCTTCCGAGAAACTGGTTGTCATCCACTCCAAAGCTCACAAAGATACCATTCTAGCTAATTTtgaggaacaaaggaaaaagaattttctttgtgACATTACTCTAATAGTGGAGAATGTGCAGTTCAGAGCCCATAAAGCTTTGCTTGCTGCCAGCAGTGAGTACTTCTCAATGATGTTTGTGGATGAGGGTGAAATAGGCCAATCAATTTACATGTTGGAGGGAATGGTTGCAGACACCTTTGGAGCACTGTTGGAATTTATCTACACTGGTTGCCTCCGCGCCAGtgaaaaaagcacagaacaaatTCTGGCTactgcacagctgctgaaagTGACTGACCTGGTGTGGGCCTGTACAGACTACCAGGCCAGCCGTAGCCCAAGTAATGTGTTACCAGCTCCATCTAACAGTGGAGCCTCTGTAGCTGTTATTGGAAGCGACAAGAAGAATGGAGATCCACCAAAGCGAAAACGAGGGCGACCAAGGAAAGTCAGGAATGTCCAAGAGGAAGAATCAGGAGCAAATTCTGCCGAAGATGTGCAGCTGAGAGAGAACAACTCCatgcaaaataagcaaaattttatgaaaagagACAGTGCACCAGAAGAAACAGTTGCCAGCGAACAGGCTCCAGTTGGgaaagatgcagaagaaaatgaacctGCTTGTGGCTCAGAAGCTGCCGTCAGTCTCTCAGCtgagaaagatgaaaattatGATCCCAAATCTGAAGGAATACAGAGCACTCAGAGCCGTTACAGCAAACGTAGGATAAGGAGATCAATCAAACTCAAAGACTATAAACTTCTTGGTGATGAGGATGAAAAAGGACTGGCAAAGAGAactgatggaaaaagaaaacgtGCAGGTTCTGAAGCTCGCTGTAAAGACTGTggcaaagtatttaaatataatcACTTCTTAGCTATTCATCAGCGAAGTCATACAG GGGAGCGTCCTTTTAAGTGCAGTGAGTGTGGCAAAGGCTTTTCCCAGAAGCATTCTCTTCAAGTCCACGAGCGGATGCACACCGGAGAGCGGCCATACACGTGCACCGTCTGCAATAAGGCTCTGACAACAAAGCATTCTCTTCTGGAGCATATGAGCCTACATACAG GGCAGAAGGCTTTTACATGTGATCAGTGTGGGAAATACTTCAGCCAAAAGAGACAGCTCAAGAGCCACTATCGAGTACACACAG GCCGTTCACTGCCGGAATGTAACCAGTGTCGTCGCAAATTCATGGATGCAGCTCAGTTAAAGAAACATCTAAGAACACATACAG gTGAGAAGCCCTTCACTTGTGAAATTTGTGGCAAATCTTTTACAGCTAAAAGTTCTCTTCAGACTCACATTAGAATTCACAG aggagaaaagccGTATTCTTGTGGTATATGTGGAAAATCCTTCTCTGATTCCAGTGCAAAGAGAAGACACTGTATCTTACACACAGGCAAAAAGCCTTTCTCCTGCCCAGAATGTAGTTTGCAGTTTGCTCGTCTGGACAACCTGAAGTCTCATTTGAAAATTCATagcaaggaaaagcagtttCAGGAAGCCAGTGCTGCCCCAGGCCCCAACACTAATTCAGAAGAAGTGAGAAAcattctccagctgcagcagtatCAACTTGCCACCTCTGGAGGGCAGGAAATTCAGCTCCTGGTTACAGATGCAGTACACAATATAAACTTCATGCCTGGTCATAATCAAGGCATTAGTATTGTTACTGCAGAAAGTGCCCCAGCTATGACCACAGAGCAGGCTGCGAACCTGACGCTGCTTGCTCAGCCACCgcagcagctgcaaaacttGTTGCTTTCAGCTCAGCAGGAGCAAGCGGAACAAATGCAAAGTATCAATATGATTGCGAACCAAATAGAGACTGCCCAGCCTGAACAAATGCATGTCATCACTCTTTCCAAGGAAGCGCTAGAACACCTCCATGCTCATCAAGgacaaaatgaagaaatccACTTAGCAGGATCTTCCCATCCAGCTCAGCAGGTGCAGCTGACTCAGGAATCAAGTCAACAGTCTCACTCTAGCCAAGATACAGTTCCTTCCCATCAAATCAGTGAAGAACAGAATCAAAGTGTACCTGTTTCTGAATCCCGTCAGCAGTCTCT attgGTATTTCTGTACCACTTAGTCCATACCTCACAAGCGATTAGTGTGGGGTTTTGTGCCTCATACACGTCCATGCCTACTGAGGAGATGTTTGGCCCCTTGTTTGCATTTCTGCGTGACGCTCCAGAGAAGTGTACCTTGCTGGTAGAAGAACACCATTTAAAGATGTCTGTTGATGAGAAAATACGACTTCTCTGA